A DNA window from Bradyrhizobium barranii subsp. barranii contains the following coding sequences:
- a CDS encoding AI-2E family transporter: MDSKEKARAKPGHKPLPLGSDARKNARVVFALAIVALSLWTAAGFLSALIWATILAIALWPLYVAFANRVMSGPSGWSAFAFTCFVAVILFTPMALAIYQVAQQSGEIAAWLKKARESGIEVPDWIARLPIAAEIAQQWWRANLSDPQAATGWLKAISADSASDLFNSLGGQLLHRMFMLLFSLVALFVLLSNGRSVASRFLETSERILGHPGEGVVEKIVDSIRGTVNGTVVVAVGEGLLIGVGYLVAGVPNAVMFTIFTTAFAMLPFGAWAAFSAAALTLISNGNEAAAAGVFCWGAVIMLAGDHFVWPVLVGGSARLPFLFAFVGIFGGLAAFGLIGLFLGPVVMAALLTVWREWVFRPVAATQFD, translated from the coding sequence GTGGATTCCAAGGAGAAGGCCCGGGCGAAACCGGGGCATAAGCCGTTGCCGCTTGGATCGGACGCACGCAAGAATGCGCGCGTCGTGTTCGCTCTGGCGATCGTCGCACTCTCCCTTTGGACCGCGGCGGGCTTCCTCTCCGCGTTGATATGGGCAACCATACTGGCCATTGCTCTGTGGCCCCTGTACGTAGCATTCGCAAATCGCGTGATGTCGGGCCCGTCCGGCTGGAGCGCGTTCGCATTCACCTGCTTCGTTGCCGTCATCCTGTTCACGCCGATGGCTCTTGCGATCTATCAGGTCGCACAGCAGAGCGGGGAGATCGCGGCTTGGCTAAAGAAGGCCCGCGAGAGCGGCATCGAGGTGCCGGATTGGATCGCCCGCCTGCCGATTGCGGCGGAGATCGCGCAGCAGTGGTGGCGCGCCAACCTTTCGGATCCGCAGGCGGCGACCGGCTGGTTGAAAGCGATCAGCGCCGATAGCGCGTCGGATCTCTTCAATAGTTTGGGAGGCCAGTTGCTGCATCGCATGTTCATGCTGCTCTTTTCCCTGGTCGCGCTCTTCGTCCTGCTCAGCAACGGCCGATCCGTCGCGAGCCGATTCCTGGAAACGAGCGAAAGAATCCTTGGCCATCCCGGCGAAGGCGTCGTCGAGAAAATTGTCGATTCCATCCGCGGCACGGTGAACGGCACCGTCGTGGTCGCGGTCGGCGAAGGGCTGTTGATTGGCGTCGGTTATCTCGTTGCGGGCGTGCCGAACGCCGTCATGTTCACCATATTCACTACCGCTTTCGCGATGCTCCCTTTCGGTGCCTGGGCGGCATTTTCTGCGGCGGCGCTGACCTTGATATCGAACGGAAACGAGGCCGCGGCGGCGGGCGTCTTCTGCTGGGGAGCGGTGATCATGCTCGCCGGTGATCATTTTGTATGGCCCGTGCTGGTAGGTGGCTCGGCTCGCTTGCCCTTTCTGTTCGCTTTCGTCGGCATCTTCGGCGGCCTGGCAGCCTTCGGACTCATCGGCCTATTCCTCGGGCCGGTCGTCATGGCGGCCCTGTTGACGGTGTGGCGTGAATGGGTCTTCCGACCCGTCGCGGCGACACAGTTCGACTAG
- a CDS encoding TAXI family TRAP transporter solute-binding subunit, with product MSPSDYSVRNAHDRRQRRLLIVLALGFVVFGAAAAALFYVLQPETLRIAVGPSGSDDHQVVQAMAEAFEEESRMVKLSPITTEGAAESLALLGVGKADLAIGRGDLGMPADAQTLAVLRKNYVVLWSPSGRPGKNSKKATGRIGEIADLAGRKVGIIGRTGANLALLRTILVGSGVEPDKVATVQFGTEDIEKLAQDATLDAYLAVGPLDSKITAAAIAATSRSSGAPKFLPVEASEAIALKNARYEAEEIPGSVFNAKPVWPEDKVDTISVNHLILARKELSEAKAAAFYRQLFAVRDSIAQRAAGAAHITKPETEKEAEPSVHRGAAAVINGTERTFLDKYSDYFWFALLLLSGIGSAAAWLRRYLNRDDRDDTTSHRNRILAVVSELRNAGSEQDILTSQQEVDAIIGETLKCYDDGAIEQDDLTAFGLVLELFDHAVAERRTTLQSDPADQAKSPGPTLASRR from the coding sequence ATGTCACCGTCCGATTACTCAGTCAGGAATGCTCACGATCGACGCCAACGAAGGCTATTGATCGTTCTGGCTTTGGGATTTGTTGTTTTCGGTGCCGCAGCGGCCGCCCTCTTCTACGTCTTGCAGCCCGAGACCCTCCGGATCGCCGTCGGACCCTCAGGCAGCGACGATCATCAGGTGGTCCAAGCGATGGCCGAGGCTTTCGAAGAGGAAAGCAGGATGGTCAAGCTTTCGCCCATCACGACGGAAGGAGCGGCCGAATCCTTGGCTTTGCTGGGCGTCGGCAAAGCCGACCTGGCAATCGGTCGCGGCGACCTTGGCATGCCTGCCGACGCGCAGACACTGGCCGTCCTGCGGAAGAACTACGTCGTACTTTGGTCGCCCTCCGGGAGACCGGGCAAAAACTCCAAAAAGGCCACCGGCAGAATCGGAGAAATCGCCGATCTGGCGGGTCGCAAAGTCGGCATTATAGGACGGACCGGAGCTAACCTTGCACTCCTGCGGACGATTCTGGTGGGCTCCGGAGTCGAGCCGGACAAGGTAGCGACGGTCCAATTCGGGACCGAAGATATCGAAAAACTTGCGCAAGACGCCACCCTCGACGCCTATCTCGCCGTCGGCCCGCTCGACAGCAAGATCACTGCCGCCGCGATCGCGGCGACTTCGCGATCAAGCGGAGCTCCGAAGTTCCTTCCGGTCGAAGCATCCGAGGCGATCGCTCTGAAGAACGCCCGCTACGAAGCCGAGGAAATTCCGGGCAGTGTCTTCAACGCGAAACCGGTCTGGCCTGAGGACAAGGTCGACACCATCAGCGTCAACCATCTCATCCTTGCCAGAAAAGAACTTTCAGAAGCAAAGGCGGCGGCCTTCTACCGGCAGCTTTTCGCTGTTCGCGACTCGATCGCGCAACGTGCCGCCGGCGCCGCGCACATCACGAAGCCCGAGACGGAGAAGGAGGCGGAGCCCTCCGTGCATCGGGGCGCCGCGGCGGTCATTAACGGGACCGAGCGGACCTTTCTGGACAAGTACAGCGACTACTTCTGGTTTGCCTTGCTTCTTCTTTCCGGGATCGGTTCGGCCGCCGCCTGGCTGCGTCGCTATCTGAATCGGGACGACCGGGACGACACCACCAGCCATCGCAACCGGATTCTCGCCGTGGTCTCGGAGCTTCGCAATGCCGGGTCGGAACAGGACATTCTAACATCGCAACAGGAAGTCGACGCGATTATCGGCGAAACCCTGAAGTGCTACGATGATGGAGCGATCGAACAAGATGACCTGACCGCATTCGGACTGGTTCTTGAACTGTTCGATCATGCCGTCGCCGAACGGCGAACGACGCTGCAGAGCGACCCCGCCGATCAGGCAAAATCTCCGGGTCCAACCCTTGCCTCTCGCCGGTAG
- a CDS encoding PRC-barrel domain-containing protein, with protein MKKGLAIGCLLAATMATSAVAATAVLTAAPTESWTVTNYYKQAVYDPKESKIGDIDDVLVDKAGKITGLVIGVGGFLGAGEKDVIVPFTAVKTAKKNDKWWLTLDETKDGLKGAPGFKYDRASTTWVPEKK; from the coding sequence ATGAAGAAAGGTCTCGCAATCGGATGTCTGCTGGCTGCAACGATGGCAACCAGTGCAGTCGCCGCGACCGCTGTGCTGACCGCGGCGCCGACCGAAAGTTGGACGGTGACGAACTACTACAAGCAGGCCGTTTACGACCCTAAGGAGAGCAAAATCGGCGATATCGACGACGTCCTCGTCGACAAGGCGGGCAAGATCACCGGACTGGTGATCGGGGTTGGCGGATTTCTCGGCGCCGGCGAGAAGGATGTCATCGTGCCGTTCACCGCGGTCAAGACCGCCAAAAAGAACGACAAGTGGTGGCTGACCCTCGACGAAACCAAGGACGGCCTGAAGGGCGCCCCTGGTTTCAAGTACGATCGAGCCAGCACGACCTGGGTGCCGGAAAAGAAATAG
- a CDS encoding DUF1259 domain-containing protein, whose amino-acid sequence MKRTVWPLAVIGIALAYLPFVYMARAQAIDWQKVDETLGRKAAVSDDVHRYGFPRSDLSVSLDGVTIKPSLALGGWVAFKPGHGGAMVMGDLVLLETEINPVMAKMIANGLEITAVHNHLLRASPATFYMHVAGHGDPVKLSSAIHDALAESKTPLTVGAPASPPPAVDLDTAKLDQIIGVKGQANGGVYQFNVKRRDPITQEGMPLTPVGPMGVAIGINFQPTGGGRAAITGDFVLTGEEVNPVILALRAHGIEVTALHSHMLDEQPRLFFMHFWANDDAVKLAEGLRAALDKTASTKG is encoded by the coding sequence ATGAAACGCACAGTCTGGCCCCTGGCCGTGATCGGCATCGCTCTCGCCTACCTGCCCTTCGTCTACATGGCACGCGCGCAAGCTATCGATTGGCAAAAGGTCGACGAGACCCTCGGCAGGAAGGCAGCGGTCTCCGACGACGTACATCGCTACGGCTTCCCGCGCAGCGACCTATCGGTGAGCTTGGACGGCGTGACGATCAAGCCGTCGCTGGCACTGGGCGGCTGGGTCGCGTTTAAGCCCGGACACGGCGGCGCGATGGTCATGGGCGACCTTGTTCTGCTCGAGACCGAGATCAATCCGGTGATGGCGAAGATGATCGCGAACGGCCTCGAGATTACCGCCGTGCACAACCATCTGCTGCGGGCGAGTCCGGCGACGTTCTACATGCACGTCGCCGGGCACGGCGACCCCGTCAAGCTGTCCTCGGCGATCCACGATGCGTTGGCCGAGAGCAAGACGCCGTTGACCGTCGGGGCGCCGGCGAGCCCGCCGCCGGCCGTCGATCTCGACACGGCGAAGCTCGACCAGATCATCGGCGTCAAAGGCCAGGCAAACGGCGGCGTCTACCAGTTCAACGTGAAGCGGCGGGACCCGATCACGCAAGAGGGCATGCCATTGACTCCCGTCGGTCCTATGGGTGTGGCGATCGGCATCAATTTCCAGCCCACCGGCGGCGGGAGGGCCGCCATCACGGGCGACTTCGTGTTGACCGGCGAGGAGGTCAACCCGGTCATTTTGGCGCTGCGGGCGCACGGCATCGAGGTGACCGCGCTGCACAGTCACATGCTCGATGAGCAGCCGAGGTTGTTCTTCATGCATTTCTGGGCGAACGACGACGCCGTGAAGCTTGCCGAGGGTCTGCGCGCGGCCCTCGACAAGACTGCCAGCACGAAGGGTTAA
- a CDS encoding DUF1236 domain-containing protein, producing MIKRQLMTTTAAILISTAAFAQNNSKDVPSASPSAQQTEKSTSTPPTSNPSTTTSTQSQASPPSVSTQTPSASTTTQAQQNTATDSSRTNQNSTGTNGVSTNTSTGAQQPATASQTQSGQPTANQQQSTNPAPSTGTNQAQQTPAPGNSSNPSAQRQDTQQNAAGRTGSDRTNVSIQLNDTQRTRVSESVSHLNVQPLTNVNFSVSVGTAIPRDVRLQPLPADVIEIVPQYRGYNFVLVRDEIVIVDPSSYQIVATMPYSGRSTAAAPAPREQRKVTFSDRDRETVRKHVRAAPAERRTTTTGSTVRTEIRRGERVPDSVEIEAFPEDVYRDAPTLREYRYIHRDNRTYIVEPQERRVIEEID from the coding sequence ATGATCAAACGCCAGTTGATGACCACGACCGCAGCCATTCTGATTTCGACCGCAGCTTTCGCGCAGAACAATTCGAAGGACGTCCCGAGCGCGAGCCCCTCGGCGCAGCAGACCGAAAAATCCACGTCGACACCACCGACATCCAATCCCTCGACCACGACGTCGACGCAGTCGCAGGCCTCGCCTCCGTCCGTCTCGACCCAGACCCCGTCCGCGTCGACGACTACTCAGGCGCAGCAAAACACCGCCACCGACAGCAGCCGCACCAATCAGAACTCGACGGGCACGAACGGCGTCAGCACCAACACGTCGACGGGCGCTCAGCAGCCGGCTACGGCCAGCCAGACCCAGTCCGGCCAGCCGACGGCCAACCAGCAGCAGTCGACCAATCCGGCGCCGTCCACAGGCACAAACCAGGCCCAACAGACGCCGGCCCCGGGCAATTCGTCGAACCCCTCCGCGCAGCGGCAGGACACCCAGCAGAATGCGGCCGGGCGAACCGGGTCGGATCGGACCAATGTTTCGATCCAACTCAACGACACGCAGCGGACCCGCGTCAGCGAATCCGTCTCGCACCTGAACGTGCAGCCTCTCACCAACGTCAATTTCTCGGTGTCGGTGGGTACGGCCATTCCGCGCGACGTGCGCCTTCAGCCACTTCCCGCCGACGTCATCGAAATCGTTCCGCAGTACAGGGGCTACAACTTCGTCCTGGTCCGCGACGAGATCGTGATCGTCGATCCCTCGAGCTATCAGATCGTCGCCACCATGCCCTACTCGGGACGATCGACGGCGGCCGCGCCGGCACCACGCGAGCAGCGCAAGGTGACCTTCAGCGACCGCGATCGTGAGACCGTACGCAAGCACGTGCGGGCGGCGCCGGCCGAACGGCGGACGACGACGACGGGAAGCACGGTGCGGACTGAGATCCGCAGAGGCGAACGCGTGCCCGACAGCGTCGAGATCGAAGCCTTCCCGGAGGACGTCTATCGCGATGCCCCGACGCTGCGGGAGTACCGCTACATCCACCGCGACAATCGCACCTACATCGTCGAGCCGCAGGAGCGGCGCGTGATCGAAGAAATCGACTAA
- a CDS encoding nuclear transport factor 2 family protein: MSGSGEFDSIGIVIDWLDACRQRRLADLLELYANRATLDCCDGGRFVGRSGLLRYWPGKLQAATPSAFELHEVLPEGDCVILDYGNYDGTSVRTKFWFDDVGRISRTRCMPLGGLGSRAA, from the coding sequence ATGTCTGGTTCGGGTGAGTTCGATTCCATCGGGATCGTAATCGATTGGCTTGATGCATGCCGCCAGCGACGCCTGGCGGATCTTTTGGAACTCTACGCCAATCGGGCGACGCTCGATTGCTGCGACGGCGGACGTTTCGTTGGCCGAAGCGGCCTGCTTCGCTATTGGCCCGGCAAGCTGCAGGCCGCGACGCCCTCGGCCTTCGAGCTCCACGAGGTGCTTCCCGAGGGTGATTGCGTCATCCTGGACTACGGGAATTACGACGGCACCAGCGTGCGGACAAAATTCTGGTTCGACGATGTCGGACGGATCAGCAGGACGCGCTGCATGCCCCTTGGCGGCCTTGGCTCCAGGGCTGCGTAG
- the mdoH gene encoding glucans biosynthesis glucosyltransferase MdoH: protein MDALKQSQAPLRSAPTRPFLPQESQLSMLPCRLGRAAEVRQSSVHRGATLIVRRLFIFVGTALLTLAGGYGMYDVVKVGGVTFLEALLLGLFLVLLAWVAFSFMSALAGFFVLLTRRQPNLPIDTTGPLPHVTSRTAMLLPTYNEDPHHVMARLRAMYESIDATGYGEQFDWFLLSDTTDPDIWISEEMAFIELRRACGGDQLYYRHRSDNTARKSGNIADWVTRFGAAYDHMIVLDADSLMEGDTIVRLVHAMERTPSCALIQTQPVIVNARTLFSRLQQFAGRVYGPLITAGNAWWHDGDGNYWGHNAIIRLKAFAAEAGLPELRGRKPFGGHILSHDFVEAALMRRAGWAIYMVPAVRGSFEEVPPSLLDFAGRDRRWCQGNLQHLAVLPARGLHWVSRLHLLTGIGSYVTAPLWLLFLLVGLLISLQAHFIRPEYFPKGFSLFPTWPQQDPVLAAWVFAATMGLLILPKLLAYLVLISNRDERTGFAGSGRVLAGVVCEAFVAALLAPCMMILQTKAVMEILAGRDAGWQVQRRGDGQLARGEVYRKLAGPTLCGLVLSVCAYSVSLPLLLWMSPVVLGLLLSIPLGIMTSLQLSAPGVFATPEINEPPAVVLRANELAAAEPTEMAGALRQLSRDPELLAEHLGSQSPASSRRFGPVDVPLATATAKVARCESLDDVLAWFDKLEMRAVLENPTLLRRILELPAGGRD from the coding sequence ATGGACGCCCTGAAGCAGTCGCAGGCGCCGCTGCGAAGCGCCCCCACCCGCCCGTTCTTGCCGCAAGAAAGCCAGCTCTCGATGCTGCCGTGTCGGCTGGGCCGCGCGGCTGAAGTCAGGCAATCGTCGGTCCATCGCGGGGCCACTTTGATCGTTCGCCGTCTCTTCATCTTCGTCGGGACGGCCTTGCTGACGCTTGCGGGCGGCTACGGCATGTACGACGTGGTGAAAGTCGGCGGTGTGACATTTCTCGAGGCGCTGCTGCTTGGTCTGTTCCTCGTGCTGCTCGCCTGGGTCGCATTCTCGTTCATGTCCGCCCTCGCCGGATTTTTCGTGCTGCTGACGCGCCGGCAGCCCAATCTGCCGATCGACACGACAGGCCCGCTGCCTCACGTCACCTCGCGCACCGCGATGCTGTTGCCGACCTATAACGAGGATCCGCATCATGTCATGGCGCGGCTGCGCGCGATGTACGAATCCATCGACGCGACCGGATATGGCGAACAATTCGACTGGTTCTTGCTGAGCGATACGACCGACCCGGACATCTGGATCAGCGAAGAGATGGCCTTCATCGAGCTACGCCGCGCCTGCGGTGGAGATCAGCTGTACTACCGACACCGCTCCGACAATACCGCGCGGAAGTCCGGCAACATCGCCGACTGGGTCACCAGGTTTGGCGCGGCCTATGATCACATGATCGTCCTCGATGCGGACAGCCTGATGGAGGGTGATACGATCGTTCGCCTCGTGCACGCAATGGAACGCACCCCCTCTTGCGCGCTGATCCAGACGCAGCCCGTCATCGTCAACGCGCGTACCTTGTTCAGCAGGCTGCAGCAATTTGCTGGGCGTGTGTATGGCCCCCTCATCACGGCGGGCAATGCCTGGTGGCACGATGGCGACGGCAACTATTGGGGCCACAACGCCATCATCCGGCTCAAGGCCTTCGCTGCGGAGGCCGGACTGCCCGAGCTGCGCGGTCGCAAACCTTTCGGCGGACACATCCTCAGCCATGATTTCGTCGAGGCCGCGTTGATGCGCCGCGCCGGCTGGGCGATCTATATGGTCCCAGCCGTTCGCGGCAGCTTCGAAGAGGTTCCACCGTCGCTGCTGGACTTTGCGGGGAGAGACCGTCGCTGGTGCCAGGGTAACCTCCAGCATCTCGCGGTCCTGCCCGCGCGCGGGCTGCACTGGGTCTCGAGGCTACATCTGCTCACCGGCATCGGATCCTACGTGACGGCGCCGCTTTGGCTTCTGTTCCTGTTGGTCGGTCTGCTCATTTCACTGCAGGCGCACTTCATCCGGCCGGAATACTTTCCGAAGGGCTTCAGTTTGTTTCCCACCTGGCCGCAACAGGACCCGGTGCTTGCGGCCTGGGTCTTTGCCGCGACAATGGGACTTCTGATCCTGCCGAAGCTGCTGGCTTATCTGGTGCTGATCAGCAATCGTGACGAGCGGACCGGATTTGCAGGAAGCGGTCGTGTTCTGGCGGGGGTCGTTTGCGAGGCGTTTGTGGCGGCATTGCTTGCTCCCTGCATGATGATCCTCCAGACCAAGGCCGTCATGGAAATTCTCGCTGGCCGAGACGCAGGTTGGCAAGTGCAGCGCCGAGGCGATGGACAGCTCGCCCGCGGCGAAGTCTATCGAAAGCTCGCCGGGCCGACACTCTGCGGTCTCGTCCTATCGGTCTGCGCTTATTCCGTCTCTTTGCCTCTGCTTCTCTGGATGTCGCCGGTCGTGCTGGGGCTCCTGCTTTCGATCCCTTTGGGCATTATGACTTCATTGCAATTGAGCGCGCCAGGAGTATTTGCCACGCCGGAGATCAACGAGCCGCCTGCCGTTGTGCTCCGCGCGAACGAGCTCGCCGCAGCTGAGCCCACCGAAATGGCCGGGGCTCTACGCCAGCTTAGCCGGGATCCGGAATTGCTGGCCGAGCATTTGGGCTCGCAATCACCTGCAAGCTCTCGCCGGTTTGGGCCCGTCGACGTGCCCCTTGCAACCGCAACCGCCAAGGTCGCGCGATGTGAAAGTTTGGACGATGTCCTCGCTTGGTTCGACAAGCTGGAAATGCGCGCGGTCCTTGAGAATCCGACGCTGTTGAGAAGAATCCTTGAGCTTCCTGCCGGTGGCCGAGATTAG
- a CDS encoding glucan biosynthesis protein G has protein sequence MNRRQLLRGSVAVSAAAVLPRAADAQSGTALTFSPSYVRELARALATKPFAAPDEKLPDALKNLDYDQYRSIRFAPEKALWRAEKLPFEVQFFHRGFFYKNRVDIFQVVDRSVTPVSYRRDDFSFGEGLGQWPDKDLGFAGFRVHAPINKPDYYDELCVFLGASYFRAVAKGQTYGLSARGLAIDTGESKGEEFPVFKAFWLEKPAPNASSMVVHALLDSKSAAASYRFTIRPGQTTVFDVEMALYPRVDLEHAGLAPMTSMFFFGPNDRKDFDDFRPAVHDSDGLSIFNGRGEQLWRPLNNPHDLQVSSFADVNPGGFGLMQRERNYLAYQDLESSFETRPSLWFEPIGDWGEGAVKLFEIPTKEEVHDNIAALWQPKQPLTAKSEHIFTYRLHWGTDAPKADALARFTRTGIGSRGDDSKLFVLELMGDHLKGVDPKAIKGVVTAEKADISNIVTQPNPVTGGWRLSFQCSVKGQASIELRAFLAQNDAPVSEVWIYRWTP, from the coding sequence GTGAATCGCCGACAACTTCTTCGTGGATCAGTAGCTGTTTCAGCTGCAGCTGTACTGCCGCGGGCAGCGGACGCTCAGTCCGGAACCGCCCTCACGTTCAGCCCGTCCTATGTGCGCGAGCTTGCTCGTGCGCTTGCGACCAAGCCATTCGCGGCTCCGGACGAGAAGCTGCCGGATGCACTGAAAAATCTCGACTACGACCAATACCGGTCTATTCGCTTCGCTCCCGAAAAGGCGCTGTGGCGCGCAGAAAAGCTGCCATTCGAAGTTCAATTTTTCCACCGCGGCTTCTTTTACAAGAACAGGGTCGACATCTTTCAGGTGGTGGACAGGAGCGTCACACCGGTCTCGTACCGGCGCGATGACTTTTCCTTCGGCGAGGGCCTCGGACAATGGCCGGATAAGGACCTTGGATTCGCCGGCTTCCGCGTGCACGCCCCGATCAACAAACCGGATTATTACGACGAACTTTGCGTATTCCTCGGCGCAAGCTACTTCCGGGCCGTTGCGAAAGGACAGACCTATGGTCTGTCGGCGCGGGGGCTCGCGATCGATACCGGCGAAAGCAAAGGCGAAGAGTTCCCGGTGTTCAAGGCTTTCTGGCTGGAGAAGCCGGCGCCGAATGCCTCCTCGATGGTGGTCCACGCGCTGCTCGACAGCAAGAGCGCGGCCGCAAGCTACCGTTTCACCATTCGGCCTGGCCAAACCACGGTTTTCGACGTCGAGATGGCGCTCTATCCGCGGGTCGACCTCGAGCACGCCGGGCTCGCGCCGATGACCAGCATGTTCTTCTTCGGTCCGAACGATCGAAAGGATTTCGACGATTTCCGCCCCGCCGTCCACGATTCGGATGGACTTTCGATCTTCAACGGCAGAGGTGAACAACTCTGGCGACCGCTCAACAATCCGCACGATCTGCAGGTCAGCAGTTTTGCCGACGTCAATCCGGGCGGCTTCGGCCTCATGCAGCGGGAAAGGAATTATCTCGCTTATCAGGATCTGGAATCCAGTTTCGAAACGCGCCCGAGCCTCTGGTTCGAACCGATCGGCGATTGGGGCGAAGGGGCGGTCAAGCTGTTCGAGATTCCGACCAAGGAGGAAGTCCACGACAATATCGCCGCACTCTGGCAGCCGAAGCAGCCCCTGACGGCAAAGAGCGAACACATCTTTACCTATCGATTGCACTGGGGCACGGACGCGCCGAAAGCCGACGCGCTCGCACGATTTACCAGAACGGGAATCGGCAGCCGGGGAGACGACAGCAAGCTGTTCGTCCTGGAACTGATGGGCGACCACCTCAAAGGCGTTGATCCCAAAGCCATCAAAGGGGTGGTGACCGCTGAAAAAGCCGACATCAGCAACATCGTCACGCAACCAAATCCCGTGACCGGCGGATGGCGTCTGAGCTTCCAATGTTCGGTCAAGGGGCAGGCGTCCATCGAGCTACGTGCCTTCCTGGCGCAGAATGATGCGCCGGTCTCGGAAGTATGGATCTATCGATGGACGCCCTGA
- a CDS encoding response regulator transcription factor gives MRVLIVDDHPVIVSGCRALFASDPSVEIDEASDAKAGHRAYLHKHPDVTVVDVRLPDLTGFELTRRIRKDDPAARIVMLSVSDDPAFVARAVEMGIQGYVSKSDDPRILAKAIRKVAAGERFVSPRLAEATTFAGAAIKASPLTQMSARELEILRLLGRGDRISEVAAELGISYKTVANITSALKTKLGAKSHSDLVRIAVEIDLS, from the coding sequence ATGCGGGTGCTGATCGTCGACGACCATCCTGTGATCGTATCGGGGTGCCGCGCCCTGTTCGCATCCGACCCCTCCGTCGAGATCGACGAGGCCTCGGATGCGAAGGCGGGCCATCGCGCTTACCTTCACAAGCACCCCGACGTGACCGTTGTGGACGTCAGGCTCCCCGACCTGACGGGTTTCGAACTGACGCGCCGGATCCGCAAGGACGACCCGGCCGCACGGATTGTTATGCTTAGCGTGAGCGACGATCCGGCCTTCGTGGCGCGCGCCGTCGAAATGGGCATCCAAGGATACGTGTCAAAGAGCGATGATCCCAGGATCCTGGCAAAGGCGATCCGGAAGGTCGCGGCGGGTGAGCGCTTCGTCTCGCCACGCCTCGCCGAAGCGACGACCTTCGCGGGCGCGGCGATCAAGGCCAGCCCCTTGACCCAGATGAGCGCACGCGAGCTCGAAATATTGCGGCTGTTGGGGCGGGGCGACCGGATATCGGAAGTCGCAGCCGAACTCGGGATCTCCTACAAGACGGTCGCAAACATCACCTCGGCGCTCAAGACCAAGCTGGGCGCCAAGAGCCACTCGGACCTCGTCCGGATTGCGGTCGAGATCGACCTGAGCTGA
- a CDS encoding Cj0069 family protein: MDTERQPSPRRTVAILSRGDAVARRDATSKNGRFVDVFEALAAVGVEGRPAIYDESFADAVREQLLAVDGVLVWVNPVQDGRNRAGLDALLRDVAAQGVWVSAHPDVILKMGTKEVLYRTRSMGCGSDTALYQTVAAMRAELPIRLAAGPRVIKRNRGNGGQGVWKVEKLPTSSMIKVLDATKDTPEELTLDDFLRRCVEYFENGSVTDQAFQPRLNEGVVRCYMAGDRCAGFGHHKVKALVDSPAARSEAGPRLYSSNADPRFQRLRRLMEDEWTPQLISLLDIGRDDLPMIWDADFMLGPVQADGSDSYVLGEINVSSVHPYPSEAPAEIARRVADRLRRKL, from the coding sequence ATGGATACCGAACGACAACCCTCTCCTCGACGTACAGTCGCCATCCTTTCGCGAGGAGACGCCGTCGCACGTCGAGATGCCACCTCGAAAAACGGCCGCTTCGTCGACGTCTTCGAAGCACTTGCCGCCGTCGGCGTCGAAGGGCGCCCCGCGATCTACGACGAAAGCTTCGCTGACGCCGTCCGCGAACAACTTCTCGCAGTGGACGGCGTGCTCGTCTGGGTCAACCCGGTTCAAGACGGCCGAAATCGCGCCGGTCTCGATGCGCTGCTGCGCGACGTCGCCGCGCAGGGCGTGTGGGTGAGCGCTCATCCAGACGTCATTCTCAAGATGGGCACCAAGGAGGTTCTTTATCGCACCCGCTCGATGGGTTGCGGATCAGACACGGCGCTGTATCAAACCGTTGCGGCGATGCGCGCCGAGCTGCCGATCCGGCTCGCTGCCGGTCCGCGCGTGATCAAACGCAACCGGGGCAACGGGGGCCAAGGCGTCTGGAAGGTCGAGAAGCTGCCGACATCCTCTATGATCAAGGTCCTGGACGCGACTAAGGACACGCCCGAGGAACTGACGCTGGATGACTTTCTCCGTCGCTGCGTGGAGTATTTCGAGAACGGCAGCGTGACCGACCAGGCGTTCCAGCCTCGCCTGAACGAGGGCGTGGTCCGCTGCTACATGGCCGGCGATCGCTGCGCGGGCTTCGGCCACCACAAAGTCAAAGCTTTGGTCGACTCGCCGGCCGCGCGTTCCGAGGCTGGCCCACGGCTCTATTCGTCCAACGCGGACCCGCGCTTCCAGCGGCTGCGTCGGTTGATGGAGGACGAGTGGACGCCCCAGCTAATCTCGTTGCTGGATATTGGGCGAGACGACCTGCCCATGATCTGGGACGCAGATTTTATGCTTGGCCCCGTCCAGGCTGATGGGAGCGACAGCTACGTGCTCGGTGAGATCAACGTTAGCTCGGTGCATCCTTACCCAAGCGAGGCGCCGGCGGAGATCGCGAGGCGAGTTGCCGACCGGTTGCGGCGCAAGCTTTGA